GTGTTGGAGGTATAAGTGTTTTAAGGGAAGCTGTAAAAAACTTACCCCATGAAAATTTTATATATTATGGAGATTCAAAAAATGCACCCTATGGAATAAAAAGTGTTGAAGAAGTAAGGAGTCTTACTTGTAGTGTTGTAGAAAAACTTCTTAAGATGAATATAAAGGCGCTTGTAGTAGCATGTAACACAGCAACTAGTGCAGCAATAGATGAGCTAAGAGAAAGGTATAAGAACATACCTATTATAGGTATAGAACCAGCGCTTAAACCAGCAGTAGAATTAAAAAGAAAGGGTAAAATAATAATAATGGCAACACCTATGACCCTTTCAGAAATTAAGTTCAGAAAGCTTATGGAAAAGTATGAAGAAACTTCTGAAATAGTGAAGCTTCCTTGTCCGGGCCTTGTGGAGCTTATAGAAGATGGAATTGTGGAAGGACCAAAAATGCAGGAGTATTTAAGAGGTAAATTTAGAGAGTATGAAAAGGATGATATTGCGGCATTTGTACTCGGTTGTACACATTATCCATTTGTAAGAAAAGAAATAGGAAAAATTGCCCATGATGTACCGATAATTGATGGTAGTGAAGGTACGGTTATGCAATTAAAAAGAAAACTTAAGAAATATGATATTTTAAATGATAATTCTAAAGGGGGAGAAGTTCAAATACTTAACTCTTTAATTAGCGATAAAATAATAGACTTAAGTTATAAGCTTTTAAAGCTAAAATGATAGATTTCATACATCATTTTATTTCACATAATGCTTTTTAGTGAATAAATTAATAGTGGACTTACTGTAAGGTAAATACACAGATAAAACTAGTGAAATAAGGTGATGAAGTGAGGGTTTTTACTTTAGAAGATATAAATATAAAAAAATGTGATGGCATTAAAGGTGAAATTTTGAGAAGACATGTTAAATATTCATGGAATGAGCCTGCCAATTGTATAACTATTGCCAATCATGGGAATAGTGGTAATATCTATATTGTTTATGGTATTAAAATTAATTTATATGATAAAATAGAAACATTAGATATATTTGCAGGAGAAGATTCTTGTAGAGTTTGTAGTAACAAGGAGAGTATTTTTAACTTGGATTATGTGTATGAGAATGATATTGATACATTTCTTCAGATAAAAGAGAACGTAAGTGGTAAAAATGGTGTTTTTAATATTTTAGAAAAGGATGCTTTTTTAATTTTGCCAGGAGGATGTATTATAATAAAATTACCGAAGGAAGTACTTTCTTTAGAAATTGATATGAATTTTAAAAAAGATCCTATAAAATAATATCTTATAAAAAGTAAAGACTAGTAAGGAAGGTAATAAAATGAAAAACAATGGCAGAATGTTTATATATGGTTTT
The Clostridium felsineum DSM 794 DNA segment above includes these coding regions:
- the murI gene encoding glutamate racemase, with amino-acid sequence MIVKDNPIGVIDSGVGGISVLREAVKNLPHENFIYYGDSKNAPYGIKSVEEVRSLTCSVVEKLLKMNIKALVVACNTATSAAIDELRERYKNIPIIGIEPALKPAVELKRKGKIIIMATPMTLSEIKFRKLMEKYEETSEIVKLPCPGLVELIEDGIVEGPKMQEYLRGKFREYEKDDIAAFVLGCTHYPFVRKEIGKIAHDVPIIDGSEGTVMQLKRKLKKYDILNDNSKGGEVQILNSLISDKIIDLSYKLLKLK